A stretch of the Candidatus Binatus sp. genome encodes the following:
- a CDS encoding sugar phosphate nucleotidyltransferase, translated as MAGGEGKRLSLLTQRIAGDGRPKQFCPVLGDSSLIEQTRRRVCLSVADDHTLVVVTRAHELYYGPLLADIRQRNLVIQPDNRGTGAAILYSLLRLSKLEPTAYVALFPSDHFVSDDRHFMRHVDQAFDAVRSRPELTVLLGIAADRGETAYGWIEPGQPIGTAHANIFDVHQFWEKPSAELAKRLLDRGCLWNSFIMVARLSTLMGFVMLTVPELYRSFARVSSSLLTTSEERTVERMYASIDATDFSHDVLARRSTNLAVLPVRGCEWSDLGEPARVIDVLSRLKIQPRWNAA; from the coding sequence TTGGCGGGCGGAGAAGGAAAGCGCCTATCTTTGCTGACGCAGCGGATAGCCGGTGACGGCAGGCCGAAACAGTTCTGCCCTGTGCTCGGCGATTCATCGTTGATCGAGCAAACGCGTCGTCGCGTTTGCCTGTCCGTCGCGGACGACCACACCCTAGTCGTGGTGACTCGCGCGCATGAGCTTTATTACGGACCCCTGCTCGCAGATATACGGCAGCGAAATCTCGTGATTCAGCCCGACAACCGTGGCACCGGCGCAGCGATCCTCTATTCGCTGCTCCGATTGTCAAAATTGGAGCCCACCGCATACGTAGCGTTGTTTCCTTCGGATCACTTCGTAAGCGACGATCGTCATTTCATGCGCCACGTCGATCAGGCCTTCGACGCCGTCAGATCCAGGCCCGAACTGACGGTGTTACTGGGCATCGCCGCGGACCGAGGCGAAACTGCGTACGGCTGGATCGAACCCGGGCAGCCTATAGGCACTGCGCATGCGAACATTTTCGACGTTCATCAGTTCTGGGAGAAACCGTCTGCGGAATTGGCCAAACGACTTCTGGATCGCGGTTGCCTGTGGAATAGCTTCATAATGGTGGCTCGATTATCCACGCTTATGGGATTCGTCATGTTGACGGTGCCGGAACTCTATCGCTCCTTTGCTCGCGTAAGTTCGAGCCTGCTTACGACCTCAGAGGAACGAACTGTCGAGCGCATGTACGCCTCGATAGATGCTACGGACTTCTCTCATGACGTGTTGGCCAGGCGTTCGACCAATCTTGCGGTGCTTCCAGTTCGAGGATGCGAGTGGAGCGATCTCGGCGAACCAGCGCGCGTAATCGACGTCTTGAGCCGTCTGAAAATCCAACCTCGATGGAACGCGGCCTGA
- a CDS encoding SRPBCC family protein: protein MKWPAGFEPDNSSVYARNEIAIAAPPERVWRWLIRAAKWPQWYSNSANVNFIRGNPPELAPDTEFRWKTFGATVASRVIVFEPPHELGWDAHGVLSAYHG, encoded by the coding sequence ATGAAATGGCCGGCAGGATTCGAACCTGACAACTCATCGGTGTACGCGCGCAATGAAATTGCGATTGCCGCCCCGCCTGAGCGCGTATGGCGATGGCTCATTCGCGCCGCCAAGTGGCCGCAATGGTACAGCAACAGCGCCAACGTGAATTTCATTCGCGGCAATCCACCCGAACTCGCGCCCGACACCGAATTTCGATGGAAGACGTTTGGCGCCACCGTCGCCAGCCGCGTGATCGTCTTCGAACCGCCGCATGAACTCGGATGGGACGCGCATGGGGTGCTGAGCGCCTATCACGGCTAG
- a CDS encoding nitroreductase family deazaflavin-dependent oxidoreductase: protein MASKSFQRLRRVGDRQTLRLTHYGRKTGRPYEVTIWYLVDDDRLYLVSANAARNWVRNVKVRPAISLRVGDEVFNGDVRAITDTQEREKVNGLVERKYWFVIPVLRLGRFLASMGIIRDNSAAFEVILADD from the coding sequence ATGGCATCGAAATCCTTCCAACGGCTGCGCCGGGTCGGGGACAGGCAGACGCTGCGTCTGACTCATTATGGACGCAAAACCGGCCGCCCCTACGAAGTGACTATCTGGTACCTGGTCGATGACGACCGGCTATACCTGGTCTCGGCAAATGCCGCGCGCAACTGGGTGCGCAATGTGAAGGTGCGACCCGCCATCTCGCTTCGGGTCGGCGACGAAGTTTTCAACGGCGACGTGCGCGCGATTACGGATACGCAGGAACGCGAGAAAGTGAATGGCTTGGTCGAGCGCAAGTACTGGTTCGTGATTCCGGTGCTTCGGCTGGGACGATTTCTCGCGTCGATGGGAATCATCCGCGACAACAGCGCCGCCTTCGAAGTTATCCTGGCGGACGACTAG